In [Leptolyngbya] sp. PCC 7376, a genomic segment contains:
- a CDS encoding AbrB family transcriptional regulator — protein sequence MATKTKIEPLTGDTLLAKVKELETHSKEEKARECGYYTVTKNGVERVNMMKFYNALIEAEGVELDSNTSAQGRGGRAATYRISVQSNGNLLIGSAYTKKMNLKPGDEFEISLGRKHIHLKQVGGDDEE from the coding sequence ATGGCTACTAAAACTAAAATCGAACCTTTAACTGGTGATACTCTACTTGCAAAAGTGAAAGAGTTGGAAACCCATAGTAAGGAAGAGAAAGCACGAGAATGCGGCTATTATACCGTCACAAAAAATGGTGTAGAGCGTGTCAATATGATGAAGTTCTACAATGCTTTAATTGAAGCTGAAGGTGTAGAGCTAGATAGTAATACTAGCGCCCAAGGTCGCGGTGGTCGTGCAGCAACTTATCGCATCAGTGTCCAGTCCAATGGCAATCTTTTGATCGGCTCCGCTTATACAAAAAAAATGAATCTGAAGCCTGGTGACGAGTTTGAAATTTCTTTGGGCCGTAAGCATATTCATCTGAAACAAGTTGGTGGTGACGACGAAGAATAA
- a CDS encoding Rrf2 family transcriptional regulator has product MKLTTRGHYSVKALLDISLQPNYGPTSVKAIAKRQNLPAPYLEKLLIELRRAEIVRSVRGAQGGYQLLAKPENISLGQIFAAIGENIEPLTKYQPDPAQAEDWVTFNLWQRLHEKLQEALFSISLADLYYDARSWKAAQGEATSFII; this is encoded by the coding sequence ATGAAGCTCACCACAAGAGGTCATTACAGCGTTAAAGCTTTATTAGATATTAGTTTGCAACCAAACTATGGACCGACTTCTGTAAAGGCGATCGCCAAACGCCAGAATCTACCTGCACCATACCTTGAGAAGCTTTTGATCGAACTTCGACGTGCCGAGATTGTCCGGTCTGTACGAGGAGCCCAAGGTGGCTATCAACTATTAGCAAAACCTGAGAATATTTCCTTAGGGCAAATCTTTGCAGCAATCGGTGAAAATATCGAACCTTTAACAAAATATCAGCCTGATCCTGCCCAAGCAGAAGACTGGGTAACCTTTAATTTATGGCAGCGACTCCACGAAAAATTACAAGAAGCACTCTTTAGTATTAGCCTTGCAGATTTATATTACGATGCTCGTAGTTGGAAAGCAGCTCAAGGAGAAGCGACCAGTTTTATCATTTGA
- a CDS encoding GFA family protein, producing the protein MSGDNQEFIFYGGCHCGAVRFRVKVKVLNGVDCNCSICSKKGFLHLIVPRTDFELLQGSDFLTVYQFNTRQARHIFCRHCGVHSFYYPRSHPDGVDVNLRCLDGDVLDQFVIEPFDGQNWEDNITQIT; encoded by the coding sequence ATGAGCGGAGATAACCAAGAGTTTATTTTTTACGGTGGTTGTCACTGTGGTGCAGTGCGGTTTCGAGTAAAGGTTAAAGTACTTAATGGAGTTGATTGTAATTGCTCCATTTGTTCCAAAAAAGGATTTCTTCATCTCATCGTTCCCCGAACAGATTTTGAATTGCTACAAGGGTCAGATTTTTTGACAGTTTACCAGTTTAATACTCGACAGGCTCGCCATATTTTTTGTCGTCATTGTGGTGTGCATTCGTTTTATTATCCTCGCTCCCATCCTGATGGTGTCGATGTGAATTTAAGGTGCTTAGATGGTGATGTGTTGGATCAATTTGTCATTGAACCTTTTGATGGACAAAATTGGGAAGACAATATTACCCAAATCACTTAA
- the trmH gene encoding tRNA (guanosine(18)-2'-O)-methyltransferase TrmH → MLPRRYQRIRETLDRRQPDLTVLTEDVHKPHNLSAIIRTCDAVGVFEVHAMNKVVDGEDLPTFTQVAQGSEKWVELHRHTTIEGAIAQLQARDFKIYAAHLSDRAVDYREIDYTQPTAVLMGAERWGVSESTADAVDGHIIIPMLGMVQSLNVSVAAAVVLFEAQRQRLEAGFYQQPRLDEKIYQRKVFEWGYPDLVDHYQERNLPYPQLDEQGQIISES, encoded by the coding sequence GTGCTTCCTAGAAGATATCAACGGATTCGTGAAACGCTCGATCGCCGTCAACCAGACTTAACGGTGCTGACGGAGGATGTTCATAAACCCCATAATTTGTCAGCGATTATTCGGACTTGTGATGCGGTGGGGGTGTTTGAAGTGCATGCGATGAATAAAGTGGTCGATGGTGAAGATTTACCGACCTTTACGCAGGTGGCACAAGGTAGTGAAAAATGGGTGGAGCTGCATCGACATACGACGATTGAAGGGGCGATCGCCCAGCTACAAGCGCGAGATTTCAAAATTTATGCGGCTCATTTAAGTGATCGAGCAGTGGATTATCGAGAGATAGACTACACACAACCAACGGCAGTGCTGATGGGAGCTGAACGGTGGGGGGTGAGTGAAAGTACAGCAGATGCTGTGGATGGCCATATCATTATTCCCATGTTGGGGATGGTGCAATCTCTCAATGTGTCGGTGGCGGCAGCGGTGGTTTTGTTTGAGGCACAACGGCAGCGGTTAGAAGCGGGATTTTATCAGCAGCCTCGCCTCGACGAAAAGATTTATCAGCGTAAGGTTTTTGAATGGGGTTACCCTGATTTGGTGGATCATTATCAGGAACGGAATTTACCTTATCCTCAGCTAGATGAGCAGGGGCAGATTATTAGTGAGTCTTAA
- a CDS encoding cation:proton antiporter: protein MMDFNAIVVAILLGGFLGGKLVQRLGLPSLLGMILVGLALGSSGVNWLTPEIVDNLSGLRAIAVMVILMKAGLGLDQEKLRQQGTVAIRLGLLPGLCEMLVVAVVAVFLLQFDWLTGLLLGAIVGAESPAVIVPAMLKLKSQGWGVKKGIPDAILTGSALSDAVLLLIFSLLLSVLAQESGANLSWIAIAQIPVQAVVQIIVGALIGWGVAKAIIYLLTFKNLSTTPLEATLIVSVIALGLIFIAERSPFFSGYLAVMSLGFFIAQLDPPLARYLRRSFAYIWVIAAIFLFVLLGASIQLTVLQDFWLKGLALLGISLVIGRGIGWWLSTLGSDWTVREKLFLLPSNSAKATVQAAIGAIPLSLGLEHGDVILAIAALSILVTAPLGAWAIPLTAPKLLQKNTIDPTKTFHTNQTTFLAAIDTSDSAIAILKKTADLARRSDADVIILHITEQPESDTLLYLQQQIQQHLADISHQWLTYNGNIPEAIVEIARTKQVTAIVIGKQGLGQRLLMGSVSQAVLETSPIPVTVVAAP from the coding sequence ATGATGGATTTTAATGCGATTGTGGTCGCGATTTTGTTGGGTGGTTTTCTCGGTGGGAAGCTGGTGCAACGATTGGGATTGCCAAGTTTGTTGGGAATGATCTTAGTCGGACTAGCGTTAGGCAGTTCGGGCGTAAATTGGCTCACACCAGAAATTGTCGATAATCTATCTGGGTTGCGGGCGATCGCCGTGATGGTGATTTTAATGAAGGCTGGCTTAGGACTAGATCAAGAGAAACTGAGGCAGCAAGGCACTGTTGCCATTCGATTGGGACTATTGCCTGGTTTATGCGAAATGCTTGTGGTTGCTGTGGTGGCCGTTTTTTTATTGCAATTTGACTGGTTAACAGGATTACTTCTTGGGGCAATTGTTGGCGCAGAATCTCCCGCAGTAATTGTGCCTGCGATGCTCAAACTGAAAAGTCAGGGATGGGGCGTAAAAAAAGGCATTCCCGATGCAATTTTGACGGGAAGTGCTCTTTCTGATGCTGTATTGTTGTTGATTTTTAGTCTATTGCTGTCGGTTTTAGCCCAAGAATCTGGGGCAAATTTATCTTGGATAGCGATCGCCCAGATTCCAGTGCAGGCAGTGGTGCAAATTATTGTAGGGGCTCTAATTGGTTGGGGCGTTGCCAAGGCAATAATTTATCTGCTTACGTTCAAAAACTTAAGTACAACCCCCCTCGAAGCAACATTAATCGTTTCAGTTATTGCTTTAGGTTTGATTTTTATCGCCGAGCGATCGCCCTTCTTTTCTGGTTACTTGGCGGTAATGTCCCTCGGATTTTTTATTGCCCAACTTGATCCGCCTCTAGCCCGTTATCTGCGTCGAAGTTTTGCGTACATTTGGGTGATCGCCGCAATTTTTCTATTCGTGTTGTTGGGAGCCAGTATTCAGCTCACCGTTTTGCAAGACTTTTGGCTTAAAGGTCTGGCTTTGCTCGGGATTAGTTTGGTGATTGGCCGGGGGATCGGATGGTGGCTTTCGACACTCGGTAGCGATTGGACAGTTCGCGAAAAACTATTTTTACTACCAAGCAACTCTGCTAAAGCAACAGTTCAAGCTGCCATTGGTGCTATTCCTCTGAGTCTAGGCCTCGAACATGGGGACGTAATTCTGGCGATCGCTGCCCTGTCGATTTTGGTGACTGCTCCCTTGGGCGCTTGGGCAATTCCTCTCACTGCCCCAAAACTGTTACAAAAAAACACTATCGATCCTACGAAAACTTTTCATACAAACCAAACCACTTTTCTTGCGGCCATCGATACCTCAGATTCGGCGATCGCCATTTTGAAAAAGACCGCTGATCTTGCCCGACGTAGCGATGCAGACGTGATTATCCTGCACATTACCGAGCAGCCTGAAAGCGATACCCTCCTTTACCTTCAGCAACAAATCCAACAACATTTGGCCGATATTTCTCACCAATGGCTCACCTATAACGGCAACATTCCAGAGGCGATTGTCGAAATTGCTCGCACCAAGCAAGTAACTGCTATTGTGATAGGTAAACAGGGCCTAGGTCAGCGACTGTTGATGGGGTCAGTATCGCAAGCCGTACTCGAAACCAGTCCTATTCCCGTGACTGTAGTTGCTGCACCATAA
- a CDS encoding RNA-binding protein: MSIYVGNLDYAVEEDDLKEVFADYGTVKRVYLPMDRETNRKRGFGFVEMANEGEEEKAIEALDGASWMGREMRVNKARPREEK; encoded by the coding sequence ATGTCAATCTACGTTGGAAACCTCGACTACGCCGTCGAAGAAGATGACCTCAAAGAAGTCTTCGCTGACTATGGCACCGTTAAGCGTGTTTACCTTCCTATGGACCGTGAAACAAACCGTAAGCGTGGCTTTGGTTTTGTTGAAATGGCTAATGAAGGTGAAGAAGAAAAAGCAATTGAAGCCCTCGATGGCGCAAGCTGGATGGGTCGTGAAATGAGAGTCAATAAGGCTCGTCCTCGCGAAGAAAAGTAG
- the mgtE gene encoding magnesium transporter, with product MTTSTKHNELRQLVRSQLLLLLESKNLQGAKSLLVPVQPVDIAEAIEDLPESMQVIAFRLLSKAEAIEVYEYLDSSVQQALVQKFKRQEVQDVVDQMSPDDRVRLFDELPAKVVRQLLEQLSPEERQATNLLLGYEDDTAGRVMTPEYISLKQTLTVGETLERIRLQASKSEIIYYLYVTDASRQLMGIVSLRDLVVSGPTVQLESIMTRDVVSIHTDTDQEEVALTIQRYDLLALPVVDRENRLVGVVTVDDVIDIIQEEATEDIYALGGLQTDGDNYFQMNLLTVARQRVVWLFVLLITNTFTGWIIRSQESLLQQVVTLAAFIPLLTGTGGNVGAQSSTVVIRGLNTDDLNDLGAGKVVLREAIAGALLGSILGLVVIVWAYFLQGSLGVAISVGISLVAIAVLASVAGSSLPFLFRYMGLDPALMSAPFITTAVDVIGVLIYFNIARLMLGLS from the coding sequence ATGACAACATCCACTAAACACAATGAGTTACGCCAGTTAGTGAGAAGTCAACTCCTTCTCCTACTGGAATCAAAGAATTTGCAGGGAGCCAAATCCTTGTTAGTACCTGTGCAGCCCGTGGATATTGCTGAGGCGATCGAAGATCTTCCTGAATCGATGCAGGTGATTGCGTTTCGGTTGCTCTCTAAGGCGGAAGCAATTGAGGTTTATGAGTATTTAGATTCATCGGTACAGCAAGCCTTAGTACAGAAATTTAAGCGGCAAGAAGTGCAGGATGTGGTGGATCAAATGTCCCCGGATGATCGGGTGAGATTATTTGATGAATTGCCTGCAAAAGTTGTCCGACAGTTGCTTGAACAACTGAGTCCTGAGGAACGGCAAGCAACGAATTTGCTCCTCGGTTATGAGGACGATACTGCTGGGCGGGTCATGACCCCGGAGTATATTTCTCTTAAGCAAACCCTGACAGTTGGGGAAACTTTAGAACGGATTCGCCTCCAAGCCAGTAAGTCAGAGATTATTTATTATTTGTACGTTACTGATGCGTCTCGGCAATTGATGGGCATTGTGTCCTTGCGGGATTTGGTCGTTTCTGGGCCGACTGTGCAGCTAGAGTCGATCATGACCCGTGATGTGGTTTCGATTCATACGGATACTGACCAAGAAGAGGTTGCATTGACAATTCAGCGATACGACCTGCTGGCGTTGCCTGTGGTGGATCGTGAGAATCGTTTGGTTGGTGTGGTTACGGTGGACGATGTGATTGACATTATCCAAGAAGAGGCAACGGAAGATATTTATGCATTGGGTGGTTTGCAGACGGATGGCGATAATTATTTTCAGATGAATCTGCTAACCGTGGCGCGACAACGAGTTGTGTGGCTTTTTGTTCTACTGATTACCAATACATTTACAGGTTGGATTATTCGCTCGCAGGAATCGTTATTGCAGCAGGTGGTGACGTTGGCGGCGTTCATTCCATTGCTGACGGGAACTGGCGGTAATGTTGGGGCACAGTCATCAACGGTTGTGATTCGTGGTTTGAATACTGATGACCTGAATGATCTTGGGGCTGGAAAAGTGGTTTTGCGGGAGGCGATCGCCGGCGCATTACTCGGTTCGATCCTCGGCCTTGTCGTAATTGTCTGGGCGTATTTCTTACAAGGTAGTTTAGGGGTCGCGATTTCAGTAGGAATTAGTCTCGTGGCGATCGCCGTGTTGGCTTCTGTGGCAGGTTCCTCATTACCCTTTTTATTCCGGTATATGGGATTAGATCCAGCCTTGATGTCTGCCCCATTTATTACGACTGCTGTTGATGTGATTGGTGTATTGATTTACTTTAATATCGCGCGCCTAATGTTGGGGTTATCATAG
- a CDS encoding WD40 repeat domain-containing protein, which yields MVKKRQWLELAELGLLLATLITVIWSFFDGLWQIPLIFLTLTLGINIFNRLNLQQRQRKQFFGAIRRLENKFQGQLDQLGQQVRQSSNIKTSIASLKTKDEMQDYLGSLEKSLTNVVQYLNEEALDERLKNLEQVLLILQQEGNIALENLPVPAPTSPAIAQEPPKSPVNDPWESKAITPLQPQSESPLPTPSPPQSVEEPQQAWQCIQVLEAHQDCVSALSFSDDQRLLASGSWDQQLKVWQVRDGKQLAQVQAHSQGLLDLCFLDGFMDRLLDGLLDGDVRPYAIASSSFEPDVKIWHIDPESSEMPEFELSQSLTKHDGSVYAIAHTPDGDVLTASHDQTIRRWRPKDGDLLATGQDLGDQIEAIACAPTSNIFVTGGKEGLLKFWRSEDHQSIGSLGSDQPEAIAAIAIRPDGQLLVSAGESGYVYLWQLDCNGLTALPETVPCFSLAAHQKAITSLRFSPQGDFLVTGCVDGTIKIWQLGINEPLATLNLNDAASKSTHSRLLSLALSADGSLLAAGSSDGRIKVWLRR from the coding sequence ATGGTCAAAAAACGGCAATGGTTGGAGTTGGCAGAATTAGGATTGCTACTCGCGACGTTAATCACCGTAATTTGGTCATTTTTTGACGGGCTTTGGCAAATCCCCTTAATCTTTCTGACGCTGACCCTAGGCATAAATATTTTTAATCGACTGAATCTTCAACAACGACAACGAAAACAATTTTTCGGGGCAATACGCCGTTTAGAAAATAAGTTTCAAGGTCAACTGGATCAGCTTGGTCAGCAAGTCCGCCAGAGCAGCAATATTAAAACCAGTATTGCTAGTCTCAAGACGAAAGATGAGATGCAGGATTATTTAGGGAGTCTCGAAAAATCCCTGACTAATGTGGTGCAATATCTCAACGAAGAAGCTCTGGATGAGCGACTAAAGAATTTAGAGCAAGTACTTTTGATATTGCAACAGGAAGGTAATATTGCTCTCGAAAATTTACCTGTACCTGCTCCCACATCCCCAGCTATTGCACAGGAACCTCCCAAATCTCCTGTGAATGATCCTTGGGAAAGTAAGGCCATTACGCCGCTACAACCCCAATCAGAATCACCTTTGCCAACTCCATCTCCACCACAATCGGTTGAAGAACCTCAGCAAGCTTGGCAATGTATTCAGGTTTTAGAGGCGCATCAAGATTGTGTGAGTGCGTTGAGTTTTAGTGATGATCAGCGGCTGTTGGCGAGTGGCAGTTGGGATCAACAATTAAAAGTTTGGCAGGTGAGGGATGGCAAACAACTGGCACAGGTACAAGCTCATAGTCAGGGTTTGCTTGATCTCTGTTTCCTTGATGGGTTTATGGATCGGTTGTTAGATGGATTGCTTGATGGTGATGTCCGACCCTATGCGATCGCCAGTAGTAGTTTTGAGCCGGATGTGAAAATTTGGCATATCGATCCAGAATCTTCTGAGATGCCAGAGTTTGAATTAAGTCAATCTCTCACTAAACATGATGGCTCTGTCTATGCGATCGCCCATACACCGGATGGCGATGTGTTGACTGCGAGTCATGACCAAACGATTCGGCGGTGGCGTCCTAAAGATGGTGATTTATTGGCAACAGGTCAAGACCTCGGTGATCAAATTGAGGCGATCGCCTGTGCCCCAACCAGTAATATTTTCGTGACAGGTGGCAAAGAAGGACTTTTAAAGTTTTGGCGGAGTGAAGATCATCAATCTATCGGCAGTCTCGGCAGTGACCAACCTGAAGCCATTGCGGCGATCGCCATTCGTCCCGATGGTCAATTACTCGTCTCGGCTGGGGAAAGTGGCTATGTTTACCTCTGGCAATTGGACTGCAACGGTTTAACCGCTTTGCCGGAAACAGTTCCTTGTTTTAGTTTAGCCGCTCACCAAAAAGCAATTACCTCTTTACGCTTTAGTCCCCAAGGCGATTTTCTGGTGACAGGTTGCGTTGATGGAACCATCAAAATTTGGCAACTGGGGATTAATGAACCTCTCGCGACTTTAAATCTCAATGATGCAGCATCTAAGTCAACCCATTCCCGTTTGCTTTCTTTGGCTTTGAGTGCAGATGGATCTTTATTGGCGGCGGGAAGTTCTGATGGCCGTATTAAAGTTTGGTTGCGGCGGTAA
- a CDS encoding CPBP family intramembrane glutamic endopeptidase: MKRLFLVILTVLTLIPLLSSLWASFQEPQIQGRLELYQTNLVLEATEYDRDSAATTSPEGIATLVEQLTGEDPYGNAIKQYESVLESSNTQLDVLNERAATAKAPATAKAIAETTTLIDELHVKLGILYAVNDQISKAKEQWQQIAADDQTYASLIAVLEPLWLEGKASESAVTILGDRLETWFQQQNLQQFFQVIGAEQDLALLQESIQYEAQQAFLKLTVVTILPFSVGIFGFGLLIFLVIQFVRKRQDSLLFADNTAAWETPWDGEIIWQVFIVGFFFVGQLLLPLVLPNLLQSLNLNAASWTVRGKAAYTLATYFMMAIAGILVLVASIWKFRPLPKNWFQIKWLDNWTVWGFGGYMVALPLVLIVSLINQQIWQGQGGSNPILFLALKAQDQVALTIFFMTASVLAPLYEEIMFRGFLLPSLTRYLPVWGSIVLSAFLFAIAHLSLSEVLPLMTLGIILGFVYTKSKNILAPMLLHSLWNSGTLLSLFILGS, from the coding sequence GTGAAACGTCTTTTTCTCGTTATTTTGACGGTGTTAACCCTGATTCCGTTGCTGTCGTCTCTGTGGGCGAGTTTTCAGGAACCACAAATTCAAGGTCGTCTTGAGCTGTATCAAACGAATCTTGTTTTAGAAGCAACGGAATATGATCGTGATTCTGCGGCAACGACATCTCCTGAAGGGATCGCTACTTTGGTGGAGCAGTTAACTGGTGAAGATCCCTATGGCAATGCTATTAAACAATATGAGTCAGTTTTAGAAAGTAGCAATACGCAACTCGATGTTTTAAATGAGCGAGCAGCAACGGCAAAGGCTCCTGCCACAGCTAAGGCGATCGCCGAAACAACCACTCTCATCGATGAGCTGCATGTCAAGCTGGGTATTCTTTATGCGGTGAATGATCAAATCTCCAAAGCGAAAGAACAATGGCAACAAATTGCGGCAGATGATCAAACCTATGCGTCTTTAATTGCTGTTTTGGAACCGTTGTGGTTAGAGGGGAAGGCTTCAGAAAGTGCTGTAACAATTTTGGGCGATCGCCTAGAGACGTGGTTTCAACAGCAAAACTTACAACAATTCTTTCAAGTGATCGGTGCAGAACAAGACCTCGCTCTGCTGCAAGAAAGTATTCAGTATGAGGCACAGCAAGCCTTTTTAAAGCTCACAGTGGTGACGATTCTTCCGTTCAGTGTGGGGATTTTCGGCTTTGGGTTGTTGATCTTTTTAGTAATTCAATTTGTCCGCAAACGCCAGGATTCTTTGCTTTTTGCCGACAACACTGCCGCCTGGGAAACACCTTGGGATGGCGAGATTATCTGGCAAGTGTTTATTGTGGGCTTTTTCTTTGTGGGGCAACTCTTGCTTCCCCTCGTTCTCCCAAATTTATTGCAAAGTCTCAATCTTAATGCTGCCAGTTGGACAGTGCGAGGAAAAGCAGCTTATACGTTGGCGACCTATTTTATGATGGCGATCGCCGGAATATTAGTATTGGTGGCATCGATCTGGAAATTTCGACCCTTACCAAAAAATTGGTTCCAGATTAAATGGCTTGATAACTGGACAGTGTGGGGCTTTGGTGGCTATATGGTTGCCTTACCGTTAGTGTTAATTGTTTCGCTGATCAACCAGCAGATTTGGCAGGGGCAGGGCGGCAGCAACCCGATTTTATTTCTCGCCCTCAAAGCTCAGGATCAAGTGGCCTTAACGATCTTTTTTATGACTGCCTCAGTACTGGCTCCTCTGTACGAAGAAATCATGTTTCGGGGATTTTTATTGCCTTCATTAACTCGCTATTTACCCGTATGGGGCAGCATTGTGCTCAGTGCTTTTTTGTTTGCGATCGCCCACCTAAGTTTGTCAGAAGTACTACCGTTGATGACCTTAGGAATTATTCTTGGTTTTGTTTATACGAAGTCAAAAAATATACTCGCGCCGATGTTGCTCCATAGCCTTTGGAATAGTGGCACATTATTGAGTTTGTTTATTCTGGGTAGTTAG
- a CDS encoding CHASE2 domain-containing protein has product MNLQVKPWAWLGGIIGVSCAALWQFGAWETLERSAYNTLVRSQDLPIFPEQQWDDRVVVIAIDEPSIETYGRFPWERSYYTDLLTNLSFAPPAAIGFDVIFSEPTEYDAAFAEEMMFGGNVAIAQAIRKNLEPIEVLPAFTEVTKLGHIVARPDPDSIIREGISYIGDFPSLSVAMLEIYRDTLDLTISAPEEELEGIFFDLPNPIAAGKEKLHTLNWKRPSADFPTYSFSDVASGNLDPEIFANKLVLIGITATGFDPLQTPFELTPPSSAVYLHAVMLDNFLTDSFLRRSPQWLTLSGLLLLAPTAMFVLTPLNLRGRLFVLALTFGGWWGICLLSLGYGQWLLPAIAPIGTILLSGMALQFYEQYEKQELMNLFARHVSPEMAEVIWQRKEEIFTKGQLEPQELTATVLFSDIRGFTKISEHFPPNELLPWLNDYLHEMTQCIVSHGGIVDKYIGDGIMAVFGVPFARETEAEIQKDAIQAIASSLEMHKKLKPLNKSLAAKGLPQIEIGVGIHTGKVVAGTVGGQERLSYSVVGDTVNTSSRLESLNKKISEKRSRPYNIVLSAATFDLIQSHYNTDALGKMPIRGRNEPMTLYTVTSPRNQA; this is encoded by the coding sequence ATGAATTTGCAGGTTAAACCTTGGGCTTGGCTAGGTGGAATTATTGGGGTTAGCTGCGCTGCACTGTGGCAGTTTGGAGCTTGGGAAACGTTAGAAAGGTCTGCTTACAATACTTTGGTGCGATCGCAGGATCTGCCGATTTTTCCGGAGCAACAGTGGGATGATCGCGTTGTGGTGATTGCCATTGATGAACCAAGCATCGAAACCTATGGGCGATTTCCATGGGAGCGGAGCTATTACACTGATCTGCTCACCAATCTTTCTTTTGCGCCCCCTGCAGCTATTGGCTTCGATGTGATTTTTAGTGAGCCAACAGAATATGATGCAGCCTTCGCTGAAGAAATGATGTTTGGGGGTAATGTGGCGATCGCCCAAGCTATTCGAAAAAACTTAGAGCCGATTGAGGTATTACCCGCATTTACTGAGGTCACAAAACTCGGGCATATTGTGGCGCGGCCTGATCCTGACAGTATTATTCGCGAGGGTATTTCATACATTGGAGATTTTCCATCCCTTAGCGTGGCAATGCTGGAGATTTATCGCGACACCCTTGATTTAACAATTTCTGCACCAGAAGAAGAACTCGAAGGTATTTTTTTCGACTTACCCAATCCCATTGCGGCAGGCAAAGAAAAACTGCATACGCTCAATTGGAAACGCCCCAGCGCAGATTTTCCGACCTACTCATTTAGTGATGTGGCAAGCGGCAATCTCGATCCAGAGATTTTCGCGAATAAGCTTGTCTTGATTGGTATTACGGCAACGGGTTTTGACCCACTGCAAACGCCATTTGAACTAACGCCGCCATCTTCGGCTGTGTATCTCCATGCGGTGATGCTGGATAACTTTTTAACGGATTCTTTTTTGCGGCGATCACCTCAATGGTTAACGCTAAGTGGATTACTGTTATTGGCTCCGACAGCGATGTTTGTGCTGACTCCTTTGAATTTGCGAGGCAGATTATTTGTGCTCGCCCTAACGTTTGGAGGTTGGTGGGGAATTTGCCTATTGAGTTTGGGCTATGGTCAATGGCTACTCCCGGCGATCGCCCCCATTGGTACAATTTTATTGAGTGGCATGGCGCTGCAATTTTATGAGCAGTACGAAAAACAAGAATTGATGAATTTGTTTGCCCGTCACGTATCGCCGGAGATGGCGGAAGTGATTTGGCAACGTAAAGAAGAAATTTTCACAAAAGGACAGCTCGAACCTCAAGAACTTACTGCCACGGTTTTATTTAGTGATATTCGTGGTTTCACTAAAATTTCTGAGCATTTCCCACCGAACGAACTTTTACCATGGCTCAATGACTATCTCCATGAAATGACCCAATGCATCGTCAGTCATGGTGGCATCGTCGATAAATATATTGGCGATGGAATTATGGCAGTGTTTGGCGTACCTTTTGCTCGCGAGACCGAAGCAGAAATTCAAAAGGACGCTATACAGGCGATCGCCTCCAGCCTAGAGATGCATAAAAAATTAAAGCCTTTAAACAAATCCCTTGCTGCAAAAGGTTTACCGCAAATCGAAATTGGTGTCGGCATTCACACTGGCAAAGTAGTAGCAGGAACCGTCGGTGGTCAAGAACGACTTAGCTATTCTGTTGTTGGAGATACCGTGAATACTTCGTCTCGACTGGAATCACTAAACAAAAAAATTTCGGAGAAACGTTCCCGTCCCTACAATATTGTTCTTAGCGCAGCGACCTTTGACTTGATTCAAAGTCATTACAATACCGATGCTCTGGGCAAAATGCCGATTCGTGGACGCAACGAGCCAATGACCCTTTACACAGTGACCTCACCGCGCAATCAGGCTTAG